In Liquorilactobacillus hordei DSM 19519, the following proteins share a genomic window:
- a CDS encoding glycosyltransferase family 4 protein, producing the protein MKILHICLTGPYTENLNYQENMLTKFQSENTNDRVYVIASQFFWNREGKVEKTLKKTYINGNGVKVFRLSIKKFKNKNVFFRYKLFNDFENTVNSISPDIIFVHNLQFFDILKLIKYKKRNTNCRIIVDNHSDFSNSARNFISKLFYLIVWRYIAKRINPYVEKFYGVLPARVDFLENIYGLPQKKCELLLMGADDEKVLEAQDPKERLNIRMKYGIDDNDFLIITGGKIDMWKKQTLFLMDAVASINNPKIKLIVFGSVSPDLKEDVRKRCIEHKIQYIGWLDAGDSYKYFASADLVVFPGRHSVFWEQVVGQGIPMICKYWEGTTHIDLGGNVLFIKEDSINEIASCIKKVINDNQLYKRMKTVAVDKGMKSFSYKKISDKSLS; encoded by the coding sequence ATGAAAATTTTGCATATTTGTTTGACTGGGCCATATACAGAAAATTTGAATTATCAGGAAAATATGCTAACGAAGTTTCAAAGTGAAAATACCAATGATAGAGTATACGTAATTGCATCTCAGTTTTTTTGGAATAGAGAAGGAAAAGTTGAAAAAACGTTGAAAAAAACTTACATCAATGGAAACGGAGTGAAGGTTTTTAGATTATCAATAAAAAAATTTAAAAATAAAAATGTATTTTTTAGATATAAATTATTTAATGATTTTGAAAATACAGTTAATTCCATATCTCCAGATATTATTTTTGTACATAATTTGCAATTTTTTGATATATTAAAGCTGATTAAATATAAAAAAAGGAATACTAATTGTAGAATCATAGTTGATAACCATTCAGACTTTTCTAATAGTGCTAGAAATTTTATATCGAAATTATTCTATTTAATAGTATGGAGATATATTGCAAAAAGGATTAATCCCTATGTTGAAAAGTTCTATGGTGTTTTGCCTGCAAGAGTTGATTTTTTGGAAAACATTTATGGCCTTCCTCAAAAAAAATGTGAGCTATTACTAATGGGAGCAGATGATGAAAAAGTACTTGAGGCTCAAGATCCCAAAGAAAGATTGAATATTCGGATGAAGTATGGAATTGATGATAATGATTTTCTTATTATTACTGGTGGAAAAATAGATATGTGGAAGAAGCAGACATTGTTTTTAATGGATGCTGTGGCTAGTATTAATAATCCTAAAATCAAACTAATCGTATTTGGATCTGTTTCACCAGATTTGAAGGAGGATGTAAGAAAACGGTGCATTGAGCATAAGATACAATATATTGGTTGGCTTGATGCTGGAGATTCATATAAGTATTTTGCCTCGGCTGATCTCGTTGTTTTTCCGGGACGTCATTCTGTTTTTTGGGAGCAAGTTGTGGGGCAGGGAATTCCGATGATTTGTAAGTATTGGGAGGGTACTACTCACATTGATTTAGGTGGAAATGTTCTTTTTATAAAAGAAGATAGCATAAATGAAATAGCTTCTTGTATAAAAAAGGTTATTAATGACAATCAACTGTATAAAAGAATGAAAACTGTTGCTGTTGATAAAGGAATGAAGTCATTTTCATACAAGAAAATATCAGACAAGTCATTATCATAA